The genomic DNA GTTGTGTACCAGGCGTTTGGCTTATATTCTCACGCTGAGCACGGCGCCTTTGGTGTCGTCAAAGAATAGCGGGGCGATGGTGACCTTGGGCGGGGTCTGCTTTTCGCCGACCTTTTCCTTATAGAACACGCTGCCGATGTACCAGCCGATGGAGGCTCCCATCAGGGTTCCTGCGACGGCGTCGGAGAACCAGTGGGCTTCGCCTTTTGCGCCGAGCACCATGCTTGTCGCGATGTAGCCCGCATACAGGGCGCAGCCCGCCACGACGAGAGGCTTGTCGCGGTTGTAGCTTGCGATGCTCATGGCCATGGCCGCGTTGGTCATGGAATGCCCCGAGGGCCAGCCGTAAAATACTCCGCGCCTAAAAAATCCCCACTTGAAATCGCGGGAACGCTCGCCGCTGTTGAGTTCCGCGTCAGGGTGCTCGCGAGCCGAAATCGCCTTGAGGATGTTGTTGTAGAGGAACGCCACGGCGGTAGCCTGCACGGCGACGGCGCCGGTGTTGTTCAGCGCGCGGTTGTCGCTGAAAAAATACATGTATCCCGGAACAAGAATCGGGAAGAACGTCCCCATCATCATGCCGGGAGTGAACGCGATGCCGTACGTGAGTTGATCCTGACGTGCCGCAAAACGGGCCACCATCAAGTCGTTATTTTCCATCGAAAACTTGTACGTAAGCGCTCCGCCGAGCATGTGGAATCCGAGCGGCCAGCCGAACGCACTCAGCAGCATGTTATGACCCAGGTGATCGAACGGGGAAAGCTTTGGCGCGGTATCGACGGCGGCGGAGTCCGCGCTTGTCGAATCAATCGCGGGCGTTTCAGCATGTGCGAAACCGGCAAATGCAGTGAACAGCACAAGCGTAAAATGTGTTCTGAATTTCGTCAGCAAACGCGTCATCGTCTTTCCGAAGGAAATATACGTTTATTCCACAGAGAATGTAGCCTTCACGTTCCCTTTGCCGAGGATCTGCTGGAGGCGTTTCTTGTTCACGTTGTCGATGCGGGCCAGGCGCGTGAAGTTCCAGGAATTCTTGTCGTAGTAAATGGTGATGGCATTGCCCTGGTAAAGGATGATGTCGCCTGCGTCGGTGTCGATTTGCTTGTCGTTACGCGGAAAACTGCGCGGCAGGTCGGCCACCTTCTCGAAACTGCCGTAATCGTGCATGTCGAGCGTCATGTCGCCCTGCGCGAGGAATTCGGCGAAAGCCTTGGCCGAGGAATTTTCTTCGAGCGTCGCCGTGAAGGTGGTATCGTTCACATAGATTTTAAGTTTCACGGGAGCCTCCCCCACTTTAGATGTTGAACTTGCGGACGATTTCGGCGTTTGGGATTCAGGTTGCGTCGGTTTGACAGACGACGCCGCGTCAGAAGAGCAAGCTGCGAACAGCAATAAAATGACAATGTATAGGATACGTCCTTTCATAAAAACTCTCTGAAAAATTTAATTCAATAATAAAAAGGAGATCCCCACCTTGGTGGCCATGCGCACTAAGCACTTCCCCAAAGAGGATAACTCTACTATGGCAACAAGTTGCCAAGTATCGTATAAAAGTGCTAAGTGCTGTCCGCCCGCCTACGCGGGGATGACATCAATCAAGTTACTTCAAATTCGCCTTGAAGAATTCGTTCAGCTTTTCGAAGGGGATTTTTTCCAGGTTGTCGTAGAGGTCCACGTGGGAGGCTCCGGGGATGACGAGGAGTTCCTTGTTGCCGACGGTCTTGCTCCAGTTCTTGGTGGCGTCGAGTTTTGCGGGGACGTTCGCCTTCTTGCCGGTCATCTTTTCGAATGCGCCTTCGCCGAAGTAGCGGCTGTGGGCCTTTTCGCCGTGGATGATGAGCACCGGGTTACGGATTTCGTCGGCGTACGCGAGGAGCTTGGTGTTCATGAGCGAGGTGCCTGCGGAAGCGGCCCAGCCCTTGTTGCTGTTGAGGGAGCGCTTGTGGTAGCCGCGCGGGGTCTTGTAGTAGGCGTAGTAATCCTTGACAAAGTAAGGAGCGTCGTCCGGGAGCGGGTCCATGACACCGCCGGCCAGGTCGTACGTGCCGTTCTTGAAATCCTTGGTGCGCTGGGCCATCAATGCCTTGCGGGCCTCGTTGCGGGCGTCGGCGTTGTTTGCCGCATCGAAGTAGCCGTTTGCGGATACGCGGCTCATGTCGTACATGGTCGAGGCAACCGTCGCCTTTACGCGGGTGTCGATGCCGGCGGCGTTAATCGCCATGCCGCCCCAGCCGCAAATGCCGATGATGCCGATGCGTTCCGGGTCAACGTTGTCGCGGGTCGAGAGGAAGTCCACGGACGCCATGAAGTCTTCGGTGTTGATGTCCGGGCTGTTCATGTAGCGCGGCTCGCCGCCCGATTCGCCGGTGAAGCTCGGGTCGAATGCGATGGTCAGGAATCCGCGTTCCGCCATCTGGTGGGCGTAAAGGCCGCTGGACTGTTCCTTGACGGCGCCGAACGGGCCGGATACTGCAATCGCCGGGAACTTGCCGTTCACCTTGAGGCTCGTGTCCTTGGGCACGAACATGTCGGCGGCGAGTTCAATGCCAAAATGATTCTTGAAAGTGACCTTGGAATGTTCGACCTTGTCGCTCTTGGGGAATACCTTGTCCCATTCGGCGGTGAGCGTGAGCTTGTTCATATTTTCGTCCTTTGTCTGTTGCGCGGCTTCTGTTGCCGGTGCGGCGGTTTTGGCCGCATCCTGTGCGGCGTTGTTTTCTTTTTCGGGGGTACATGCCATCAGGGTGCATGCGGAAACCACGGCGAGCGCCGCTTTAAAGAATTTGGATTTCATGAGTTATCTCCTTGTTGTTAAGCACTCTTGCCCATGGCAAAAACTTTTTTCAAAAACGCCGTTCGTTCCTTGACATCGCCGGGATTCTCGGCACCGGTGGCACAGATGCCGCCTTTGAATTTTACTCCATCAAAGCATGCGATCCACCCGCTGATACCGCGCTTTGCGATGTTCATCGCCTTCTTGTCGGTATCGGCAGCGGAAGCGAGCAGGTAAATCTCGCGGAACTTGAAATCGCTCGTATAAAGGGAATTGGCGCGATCGAGCATCGTCTTGAGCTGACCGCTCATCTCGTAATAGTAAATCGGCGTCGCAAATACAATGACTTCGGCCTTCTTCATTTTCTCGGTGATGGCGTTTGCATCGTCATTGATGACGCACTTGCCCTTCTTCTGGCAGGCAAGGCAACCCGTGCAGAAAGCAATCTTCTTGCCCCGCAGCGAAACGACTTCCACCTTGTTGCCAGCCTCGGCGGCACCCTTCGCAAATTCCTGCGCCATCGCCTCGGAATTGCTCTTAGTACGCAAACTGCTCGAAATCACTAGAACGTTTTTCATAATTGTTTTCCTTTGAGGTGGTCATGCCCGCAGGCATCTCCCTTTACGCTCATAATATAACTAAAACGCCTTGCAATAGCAAATACTTATTTACTATCGTTTGCTATGCTTTTTAGGCATATATATGCGATATAAGCAGATATATGTAGCATCGCATTTGTGCCAAAAATTGTACATTCTCAAATATGCCAACCACTTTCGAATTACGCCCCGTTGAAGATTCCGATTTATCTTCGTTCAAGGCTTATGCACAAGAGGCCTTTCAGAAAGGCTTCGAGGAACATTTTGGTAAATCGGAGCAGACCATTTTGCCCGAAAGGGACATCGACGCATCGTTATCGGCAAAGGGCGCAATCGCCTACAAAGCCGTACTGGACGGGGAAATGGTCGGCGGAGCAATCGTCAATATAGACAACGCAACAGGCGTCAATCATCTAGACTTTTTATTCGTGCGACACGGAACGCAAGGCAAAGGCGTCGGGAAAAAAATCTGGTTCGAAATTGAAAAGTTCCACCCTGAGACAAAAGTCTGGAGAACCTGTACGCCGTATTTTGAACGCCGCAACATCCATTTCTACGTGAACGTCTGCGGTTTCCGCATTGTCGAATTTTTCAACGAGAAGCACCCTATGCCCGACAGCCCCGAAGATTTTATCGGTGACGGAAACGAAGGAATGTTCGAATTCGAAAAGACATGTTCTCACTAAACCACTTGCTGAAAACGGTACACAAAATTGTGGCCCACAAAGTTGTGTACCAGACGGGCGCACCCATTTTACCCAGATTGGCTTAAAAAATAAGCCAATTTACATCTTTTTAACCCTCTTAACCGTATGAGTCAATTTACCAATAAGAAAATTCAATTCCAGAGATGATTCTGTTTCTGTAGTCTCCAAATCAGGCATAACAACTTCTGACAAAACATCTCCAAAGCTCTTCATGATAGACATCTGTTTTCTCTTATCCGACTCTTGATGCAGTTCGACAAGTTCCTTTTTTAATGTGCGAACCATTGCGAATGTTTCAATAATGGCAAAGGTTGTGTTTACAGCAGCCTTGCTTTTTAAAATCGTAGCAAGCATGTAGAGCCCCTTTTCAGTAAATACCTTGGGCAGAACGCGGCTTTTGGAGGATACTGTTGCGGTCGAAATTTTCGACCGCAAATATTCGGTCTCCGCAGCATCAAGCTGAAACAT from uncultured Fibrobacter sp. includes the following:
- a CDS encoding phosphatase PAP2 family protein translates to MTRLLTKFRTHFTLVLFTAFAGFAHAETPAIDSTSADSAAVDTAPKLSPFDHLGHNMLLSAFGWPLGFHMLGGALTYKFSMENNDLMVARFAARQDQLTYGIAFTPGMMMGTFFPILVPGYMYFFSDNRALNNTGAVAVQATAVAFLYNNILKAISAREHPDAELNSGERSRDFKWGFFRRGVFYGWPSGHSMTNAAMAMSIASYNRDKPLVVAGCALYAGYIATSMVLGAKGEAHWFSDAVAGTLMGASIGWYIGSVFYKEKVGEKQTPPKVTIAPLFFDDTKGAVLSVRI
- a CDS encoding cyclophilin-like fold protein: MKLKIYVNDTTFTATLEENSSAKAFAEFLAQGDMTLDMHDYGSFEKVADLPRSFPRNDKQIDTDAGDIILYQGNAITIYYDKNSWNFTRLARIDNVNKKRLQQILGKGNVKATFSVE
- a CDS encoding alpha/beta hydrolase; this encodes MKSKFFKAALAVVSACTLMACTPEKENNAAQDAAKTAAPATEAAQQTKDENMNKLTLTAEWDKVFPKSDKVEHSKVTFKNHFGIELAADMFVPKDTSLKVNGKFPAIAVSGPFGAVKEQSSGLYAHQMAERGFLTIAFDPSFTGESGGEPRYMNSPDINTEDFMASVDFLSTRDNVDPERIGIIGICGWGGMAINAAGIDTRVKATVASTMYDMSRVSANGYFDAANNADARNEARKALMAQRTKDFKNGTYDLAGGVMDPLPDDAPYFVKDYYAYYKTPRGYHKRSLNSNKGWAASAGTSLMNTKLLAYADEIRNPVLIIHGEKAHSRYFGEGAFEKMTGKKANVPAKLDATKNWSKTVGNKELLVIPGASHVDLYDNLEKIPFEKLNEFFKANLK
- a CDS encoding flavodoxin family protein, with product MKNVLVISSSLRTKSNSEAMAQEFAKGAAEAGNKVEVVSLRGKKIAFCTGCLACQKKGKCVINDDANAITEKMKKAEVIVFATPIYYYEMSGQLKTMLDRANSLYTSDFKFREIYLLASAADTDKKAMNIAKRGISGWIACFDGVKFKGGICATGAENPGDVKERTAFLKKVFAMGKSA
- a CDS encoding GNAT family N-acetyltransferase encodes the protein MPTTFELRPVEDSDLSSFKAYAQEAFQKGFEEHFGKSEQTILPERDIDASLSAKGAIAYKAVLDGEMVGGAIVNIDNATGVNHLDFLFVRHGTQGKGVGKKIWFEIEKFHPETKVWRTCTPYFERRNIHFYVNVCGFRIVEFFNEKHPMPDSPEDFIGDGNEGMFEFEKTCSH
- a CDS encoding ORF6N domain-containing protein, with protein sequence MKNDDPTIQMPVLMKDVQSKIVVIREQNVIVDADVARLYGVETRRINEAVHNNPEKFPETYMFQLDAAETEYLRSKISTATVSSKSRVLPKVFTEKGLYMLATILKSKAAVNTTFAIIETFAMVRTLKKELVELHQESDKRKQMSIMKSFGDVLSEVVMPDLETTETESSLELNFLIGKLTHTVKRVKKM